The Herbaspirillum sp. RTI4 genome has a segment encoding these proteins:
- the bamA gene encoding outer membrane protein assembly factor BamA, translating into MKLHTAYFPLPSFSRSLVAAAVFALCSSQAQAVEPFVVKDIRVEGIQRTEAGTVFGYLPVHVGDTFNDDKAVTAIKALYATGFFKDVRIESEGNVLVVQVEERPAIASIEFIGTKEFDKDQLNKAMKEIGVSESRIFDKSLVDRGEQELKRQYLTRGLYGAKVTTTVTPVERNRVAITFNVDEGEVSRIKLITIVGNKAFSDSALRSELKLTTPGWFTWYTKADQYSKQKLSVDVDALRSFYLDRGYLEMQVDSSQVSITPDKKDIYITININEGEKYTVSGVKLEGDTLGLEDQIKPLIQFKAGEIYSGSKLTETSKKISERLGNFGYAFANINTIPAVDREKREVAFTLLVDPGKRVYVRKVNISGNTGTRDEVVRREFRQFEDSWYDGAKIKLSRDRVDRLGYFKEVNIDTPEVPGVVDQVDVNMSVVEKPTGNIMLGAGFSQQDKVSLTGSITQANVFGSGNTIGVEVNTSSTNRTIAVSQTTPYFTDDGISRTYDAYLRTTQPSVYTTGYYKVRTTGADVRFGVPFSELDTIFFGLGIENTAVYTDSTSPNLYQQYVTSFGNSPSGIGSANTTSFPLTAAWQRDSRDSSMVPTEGRFQRANIEVSGVGNLRYYRATYQHQYFQPLFSKAVTLALNGELDYGRGFGGQPYPIFKNFYAGGIGSVRGYEPSSLGDKVDQYGNSMGGASRVLMNAEFQFPFPGSGQDRTLRWFTFVDGGNVFADQAQIKLNGLRYGAGIGISWLSPIGPIKLSYGKPLNATSTDKVQNFQFQLGTGF; encoded by the coding sequence ATGAAATTACATACTGCGTATTTCCCCTTGCCGAGTTTTTCCCGAAGCCTTGTTGCCGCAGCAGTATTCGCGCTCTGTTCCAGTCAGGCGCAAGCTGTCGAACCGTTTGTCGTCAAGGATATTCGCGTTGAGGGAATACAGCGAACTGAGGCTGGCACCGTATTCGGTTATTTGCCCGTGCATGTTGGCGATACCTTCAACGATGACAAGGCAGTCACGGCGATCAAGGCGCTGTATGCGACCGGTTTCTTCAAGGATGTGCGAATTGAGTCCGAAGGAAATGTGCTGGTCGTGCAAGTGGAAGAGCGTCCGGCAATTGCCAGCATCGAATTCATCGGTACCAAGGAATTCGATAAGGATCAACTGAACAAGGCGATGAAGGAAATCGGTGTCTCGGAATCGCGGATTTTCGATAAGTCGCTGGTTGATCGCGGTGAGCAGGAACTGAAGCGGCAATACCTGACGCGCGGCTTGTACGGCGCGAAGGTGACAACGACAGTGACTCCGGTTGAGCGCAACCGCGTAGCAATTACTTTCAACGTCGATGAGGGTGAAGTTTCACGCATCAAGCTGATCACCATCGTCGGCAACAAGGCATTTTCTGACAGCGCATTGCGCTCAGAGCTGAAACTGACTACTCCCGGCTGGTTCACCTGGTACACCAAAGCAGATCAGTATTCGAAGCAAAAATTGTCGGTTGATGTCGATGCCTTGCGTTCGTTCTATCTCGATCGTGGGTATCTGGAAATGCAGGTCGATTCCAGCCAGGTATCGATTACGCCAGATAAAAAAGACATTTACATTACGATCAATATCAATGAAGGTGAAAAATATACCGTGTCCGGCGTCAAGCTGGAAGGTGACACCTTAGGTCTGGAAGATCAGATCAAGCCGCTGATTCAGTTCAAGGCCGGCGAAATTTATTCAGGCAGCAAACTGACTGAGACCAGCAAAAAAATCAGCGAACGTCTCGGTAATTTCGGCTACGCATTTGCCAATATCAATACCATTCCTGCCGTTGACCGCGAAAAAAGAGAAGTTGCCTTTACTCTGCTGGTCGATCCTGGCAAGCGCGTCTATGTGCGCAAAGTCAATATCAGCGGTAACACCGGCACGCGTGACGAAGTCGTGCGTCGCGAGTTCCGGCAGTTTGAGGACTCATGGTATGACGGAGCGAAAATCAAGCTGTCGCGCGATCGTGTCGACCGCCTTGGTTACTTCAAGGAAGTCAATATTGATACGCCTGAAGTTCCGGGTGTCGTCGACCAGGTCGATGTCAACATGAGCGTGGTAGAAAAACCGACCGGCAATATCATGCTCGGTGCCGGGTTCTCCCAGCAGGACAAGGTCAGCCTGACAGGTTCGATCACGCAAGCAAACGTATTTGGTAGCGGCAATACTATCGGTGTTGAAGTCAATACAAGCTCAACGAATCGCACCATCGCCGTATCGCAAACGACGCCATACTTCACCGATGACGGTATTAGCCGTACGTATGATGCTTATTTGCGCACTACTCAGCCGTCGGTCTACACAACGGGTTACTACAAAGTGCGTACTACCGGTGCGGATGTTCGGTTCGGCGTACCATTTTCAGAGTTGGATACTATATTTTTCGGTCTCGGTATCGAAAATACGGCGGTCTACACGGATAGCACCAGTCCTAACCTTTACCAGCAATACGTGACGAGTTTTGGTAACAGCCCCTCCGGTATCGGAAGCGCAAATACGACCAGCTTCCCATTGACCGCCGCATGGCAGCGCGACAGCCGCGATAGCTCGATGGTGCCGACAGAAGGTCGTTTCCAGCGCGCCAATATCGAAGTGTCCGGTGTGGGTAATCTGCGCTACTACCGGGCAACATATCAGCATCAGTATTTCCAACCTTTGTTCAGCAAAGCTGTCACCCTGGCATTGAATGGCGAGCTTGATTATGGTCGCGGTTTCGGCGGTCAGCCGTATCCGATTTTCAAGAATTTTTATGCGGGTGGTATTGGTTCCGTGCGTGGCTATGAGCCGTCATCTTTGGGCGACAAGGTCGATCAATACGGTAATTCCATGGGTGGTGCTTCGCGGGTATTGATGAATGCGGAATTCCAATTCCCGTTTCCCGGATCAGGTCAGGATCGCACCTTGCGTTGGTTTACCTTTGTTGATGGCGGGAATGTATTCGCCGATCAGGCGCAGATCAAACTCAATGGCCTGCGCTACGGCGCTGGTATCGGTATCAGCTGGTTGTCGCCGATCGGTCCGATTAAGTTGAGCTACGGCAAACCTCTGAATGCCACATCGACAGACAAGGTTCAGAACTTCCAGTTTCAACTTGGAACAGGCTTCTAA
- the ispC gene encoding 1-deoxy-D-xylulose-5-phosphate reductoisomerase, whose product MQAITLLGSTGSIGKATLDVVARHPELYTIHALTAHRSVDALAAQCAQFRPRVAVVGTAAAAHTLSALLRAQGLHTEVEYGEQALCAVAADAACDIVMASIVGAAGLASTLAAAHAGKKILLANKEALVMSGPLLMDAVAANGAALLPIDSEHNAIFQCLPHDYQRSLTSHGIAKIMLTASGGPFLHRAVESLTTVTPDEAVAHPKWVMGRKISVDSATMMNKGLEVIEAHWLFGAPADNIEVLIHPQSVIHSMVSYVDGSVLAQLGNPDMRTPIAHALAYPNRIASGVAQLDLVQIGQLAFMRPDMQRFPCLQLAYDALREGGSAPAILNAANEIAVEAFLNQQIGFRMIDQLIARVMDSLPSQPVTDIETLLEQDRLARATATAGLNR is encoded by the coding sequence ATGCAGGCAATTACCCTCCTGGGATCTACCGGCTCGATTGGCAAAGCCACTCTTGACGTCGTGGCGCGTCATCCTGAGCTTTATACGATACATGCCCTGACGGCTCATCGCAGTGTCGATGCGCTGGCGGCTCAATGCGCGCAGTTTCGCCCACGCGTGGCAGTGGTCGGTACGGCAGCGGCAGCGCACACCTTGAGCGCTCTGCTGCGCGCGCAAGGTCTGCATACCGAGGTGGAGTATGGCGAGCAGGCGCTATGCGCGGTCGCCGCCGACGCTGCCTGCGATATCGTGATGGCCTCCATTGTTGGTGCCGCCGGGCTGGCTTCCACTCTGGCAGCAGCCCATGCCGGTAAGAAAATTTTGCTGGCCAACAAAGAGGCGCTGGTGATGTCCGGCCCATTGCTGATGGATGCCGTTGCGGCCAATGGGGCGGCCTTGCTGCCTATCGATAGCGAACACAACGCTATTTTTCAATGCCTGCCGCATGATTATCAGCGTTCTCTGACGTCGCACGGCATAGCCAAAATTATGCTGACGGCTTCGGGCGGGCCGTTCCTCCATCGCGCCGTGGAAAGCCTGACGACGGTGACGCCGGACGAGGCAGTAGCGCATCCGAAATGGGTGATGGGGCGCAAGATTTCGGTTGATTCCGCGACCATGATGAACAAGGGGCTGGAAGTGATCGAGGCGCACTGGCTGTTCGGCGCTCCGGCTGACAATATCGAAGTGCTGATCCATCCGCAGAGCGTGATTCACTCGATGGTGTCGTACGTCGATGGTTCGGTACTGGCGCAGCTTGGCAATCCCGATATGCGCACACCGATCGCCCATGCTCTGGCCTACCCGAACCGCATCGCATCCGGGGTTGCGCAACTCGATCTGGTGCAGATTGGTCAACTGGCTTTTATGCGTCCCGACATGCAACGTTTTCCCTGTTTGCAGCTTGCGTATGATGCCCTCAGAGAGGGCGGTAGTGCACCGGCCATCCTGAATGCCGCCAATGAAATCGCAGTGGAGGCGTTTCTGAACCAACAAATTGGATTTCGCATGATCGATCAACTGATCGCCCGGGTAATGGACAGTCTGCCATCGCAGCCAGTGACTGACATAGAGACGCTGCTGGAGCAAGATCGTCTGGCGCGTGCGACGGCGACGGCAGGGCTGAACCGATGA
- the rseP gene encoding RIP metalloprotease RseP — translation MNLLHTLLAFAVALGTLIVVHELGHYWMARLCGVKVLRFSVGMGRVIFSRRFGPDQTEWALSVLPLGGYVQMLDAREQDVSRLSSTDLRREFTGQSVWRRIAIVAAGPLANFVLAILLLAGLYMHGVPDPLPKLRQVAEQSVAYQAGLRGGELITAVNGHPVQNWTELRGQLLPLVLDKSTARLDTSRVNSGSGGGNILDTYSLSLASLTVEDLETDFLGKLGLVLARPPATLGKIAPGPAERAGLQSGDLILDIDGRRIVDGLALLELVRASPGKKLQIHGLRDEREFSSDLVPDTVVENGVEIGRIKVELPMAPEMTTISDAPIPALSKAVQKTWNTSFLTVKMLGKMLVGQVSWKNITGPITIADYAGQTARIGVVSYLSFIAFISISLGVMNLLPIPVLDGGHLLYYSLEILTGRPVSERFSNIAQRAGMGLLLMLMLVAAFNDIVRLAFS, via the coding sequence ATGAATTTACTGCATACCTTACTGGCTTTTGCGGTCGCTCTCGGCACGCTGATCGTCGTGCATGAACTTGGCCATTACTGGATGGCGCGCCTGTGCGGCGTCAAAGTGTTGCGTTTCTCGGTCGGGATGGGGCGTGTGATTTTTTCGCGTCGCTTCGGCCCCGATCAGACTGAATGGGCATTGTCGGTGCTGCCATTAGGCGGTTACGTGCAGATGCTCGATGCGCGTGAACAAGATGTCAGCCGCTTGTCGAGCACCGATCTGCGCCGCGAGTTTACCGGGCAATCGGTATGGCGGCGTATTGCGATTGTGGCCGCGGGTCCGCTCGCCAATTTTGTGCTGGCAATCCTGTTGCTTGCCGGTCTTTACATGCATGGCGTACCGGACCCATTGCCAAAACTGCGGCAGGTCGCCGAGCAATCGGTGGCTTATCAGGCCGGGCTGCGCGGAGGCGAGCTGATTACGGCGGTTAATGGACATCCGGTGCAGAACTGGACTGAGCTGCGCGGCCAGCTCTTGCCTCTGGTCCTGGATAAATCGACCGCGCGACTGGATACGAGTCGCGTGAATTCTGGCTCTGGCGGTGGAAATATACTCGACACCTATAGTTTGTCGCTTGCCTCGCTGACCGTGGAGGATCTGGAAACCGATTTTCTGGGCAAGCTGGGACTGGTATTGGCGAGGCCGCCAGCCACATTGGGGAAAATTGCACCGGGGCCGGCAGAACGCGCCGGCTTGCAAAGTGGCGATCTGATTCTTGATATCGATGGTCGACGGATTGTAGACGGCCTGGCGCTGCTTGAACTGGTGCGGGCGTCACCCGGCAAAAAATTGCAGATACATGGCTTGCGCGATGAACGTGAATTTAGTTCCGATCTGGTGCCGGATACCGTCGTTGAAAACGGCGTGGAAATCGGCCGCATTAAGGTAGAACTACCTATGGCGCCGGAAATGACGACGATTAGCGATGCTCCGATACCGGCCTTGTCGAAGGCAGTGCAGAAGACATGGAATACCAGTTTTCTGACCGTGAAAATGTTAGGGAAAATGCTTGTCGGGCAGGTGTCATGGAAAAATATCACAGGCCCGATTACGATCGCGGACTACGCCGGACAAACGGCGCGAATCGGCGTCGTGAGCTACCTCAGCTTCATTGCATTCATCAGTATCAGCCTCGGGGTAATGAACCTGCTGCCCATTCCCGTGCTGGACGGAGGGCATTTACTGTATTATTCGCTAGAGATTTTAACTGGTCGCCCTGTGTCGGAACGCTTCAGTAACATCGCGCAGCGCGCCGGAATGGGTCTCTTGCTGATGTTGATGCTGGTAGCGGCATTCAACGACATCGTGCGACTGGCATTTAGTTGA
- a CDS encoding phosphatidate cytidylyltransferase translates to MLKTRVLTALVLLAILLPILYFRHFGAFALVALVFFFAASWESARLFGFRRPLLIAVVWSALIVVAMLNPSPPNIALLFVLCVALWAIRFVPALRTGLPVLASLGNNLLGISYGMAIFGCFIAIATLFLRSPLYLLSVMALVWLADIGAYFCGKAWGRRKLAPSISPGKSWEGAIGGWLVVLLVAAGSAILPSLQDTFSAQVQQRWGWAIWFVILSLLVAASVVGDLFESQLKRRAGFKDSSTLLPGHGGVLDRIDALIPVLPLAALLTLSI, encoded by the coding sequence ATGCTCAAAACACGGGTACTGACCGCGCTGGTCTTGCTGGCAATTTTATTGCCGATACTGTATTTCCGGCATTTCGGCGCATTTGCTTTGGTCGCACTGGTATTTTTTTTTGCAGCATCATGGGAAAGCGCGCGGCTGTTTGGTTTCCGTCGCCCGCTGTTAATTGCCGTCGTCTGGTCCGCGCTGATCGTGGTGGCAATGCTCAATCCTTCTCCTCCCAATATCGCACTGTTATTTGTTCTGTGCGTGGCGCTGTGGGCGATTCGTTTCGTGCCTGCGCTCAGAACCGGTTTGCCGGTTCTGGCTTCACTCGGCAACAACTTGCTGGGGATAAGCTATGGCATGGCGATTTTCGGCTGCTTTATTGCTATCGCTACGCTGTTTTTGCGTTCGCCTCTGTATTTGCTGTCGGTGATGGCGCTGGTCTGGCTCGCTGATATCGGCGCTTATTTTTGCGGCAAAGCCTGGGGCAGGCGTAAGCTGGCTCCCAGTATCTCTCCCGGCAAGTCCTGGGAAGGCGCTATCGGCGGCTGGCTGGTAGTCTTGCTGGTGGCTGCAGGCAGCGCCATACTGCCATCCCTTCAGGACACTTTCTCTGCGCAGGTACAGCAGCGCTGGGGATGGGCTATCTGGTTCGTTATTCTTTCTCTGCTGGTTGCCGCCAGTGTCGTTGGCGATCTGTTTGAATCGCAACTCAAACGTCGTGCCGGGTTCAAGGACAGCAGCACGCTGTTGCCCGGTCATGGTGGTGTGCTGGACCGTATTGATGCTCTGATACCGGTGCTGCCGCTGGCAGCTTTGTTAACACTGTCGATCTAA
- the lpxD gene encoding UDP-3-O-(3-hydroxymyristoyl)glucosamine N-acyltransferase — MSIRLGELVERLGGQLTGDADIEVTGIAPLDTANASHITFLSNSKFRAQAAQTQAAALILSAADAAVIQPDYHGACIIASNPYAYFARSAQLFVTLSEPAAVPGVHPSAIISDSAHVASSATIGPHVVVEANASIGEHAIIGAGSFIGRDARIGDGTRFHPRVTFYAACVIGQRGIVHSGAVIGADGFGFANDGGEWVKIPQVGRVLIGDDVEIGANTTIDRGALADTVIEEGVKLDNQIQIAHNCHIGAHTAIAACAGIAGSATIGKYCSIGGAAMIHGHITIGDRVHVSAGTLAMRSIPEAGQYTGFYPVTKHGEWEKSAALVRNLPALRERIRALEKTVKSFTENHDD; from the coding sequence ATGAGTATTCGGCTGGGAGAATTAGTCGAACGCTTGGGTGGTCAGCTGACCGGTGATGCCGATATCGAAGTGACCGGCATCGCACCGCTCGATACGGCCAACGCTTCGCATATCACCTTTCTCTCCAATTCAAAATTCCGTGCTCAGGCCGCGCAAACGCAGGCAGCGGCACTAATTTTATCTGCGGCTGACGCCGCCGTGATTCAGCCGGATTACCACGGTGCGTGCATCATTGCATCGAATCCCTATGCCTACTTTGCTCGCAGCGCGCAATTATTTGTCACGCTTTCGGAACCGGCCGCCGTGCCAGGTGTGCACCCCAGCGCCATCATTTCCGACAGCGCCCACGTAGCAAGCAGCGCAACGATCGGACCGCATGTCGTGGTCGAAGCCAACGCCAGCATCGGTGAGCACGCAATAATCGGCGCAGGGAGTTTTATTGGCCGCGATGCTCGGATTGGCGACGGCACTCGCTTCCATCCCCGTGTGACCTTCTATGCCGCCTGTGTAATAGGGCAGCGCGGGATTGTTCATTCCGGCGCGGTCATCGGTGCCGATGGTTTTGGTTTTGCCAACGATGGCGGGGAATGGGTCAAAATCCCGCAGGTGGGGCGTGTGCTTATCGGTGATGATGTCGAAATTGGCGCGAACACCACCATCGACCGTGGTGCGCTTGCCGATACCGTCATCGAGGAGGGCGTCAAACTGGATAATCAGATTCAGATTGCACACAACTGCCATATCGGCGCCCATACCGCCATTGCCGCCTGTGCCGGTATCGCGGGAAGCGCCACCATCGGCAAATATTGCTCCATCGGCGGAGCCGCCATGATTCACGGACACATCACCATTGGCGACCGGGTGCATGTGTCGGCGGGTACGCTGGCGATGCGTTCTATCCCGGAAGCGGGGCAATACACCGGTTTTTATCCAGTCACCAAACACGGCGAATGGGAAAAATCTGCAGCGCTGGTGCGTAATTTGCCAGCCTTGCGTGAGAGAATTCGGGCCTTAGAAAAAACCGTTAAATCGTTTACAGAAAATCATGATGACTAA
- the lpxA gene encoding acyl-ACP--UDP-N-acetylglucosamine O-acyltransferase, whose translation MVRIHPTAVIDPAAQLDSTVEVGAYSVIGPHVSIGAGSRIGPHVVIEGRTTIGSDNTIFQFGSIGAVPQDKKYAGEPTGLEIGDRNTIREFVTLNLGTAQDAGVTRIGSDNLLMAYVHVAHDCQLGNHLVLANNATLAGHVHLYDWVFLGGFTSVHQFCRIGAHAMTAFTAAVSQDVPPFVTAAGNRAIPAGINSEGLRRRGFSSSQIMSIKRAYKLIYRAGLSLEQAQEAILAEEQKDAESAVHLKLLREFIETSSRGIIR comes from the coding sequence ATGGTCAGAATTCATCCCACTGCCGTCATTGACCCAGCGGCACAACTCGACAGCACGGTCGAAGTCGGTGCCTATTCTGTCATTGGCCCCCATGTCTCTATCGGTGCTGGTAGCCGGATCGGGCCGCACGTCGTCATCGAAGGCCGGACCACGATCGGCAGCGACAATACGATTTTCCAGTTCGGCTCCATCGGTGCCGTACCGCAGGACAAGAAATATGCCGGCGAGCCGACCGGCCTGGAAATCGGCGACCGCAACACCATCCGCGAATTCGTTACGCTCAATCTGGGCACCGCGCAAGACGCCGGTGTGACTCGCATCGGCAGCGATAACCTGCTCATGGCCTACGTCCATGTGGCGCACGACTGTCAGCTCGGCAATCATCTGGTGCTGGCCAACAATGCCACGCTGGCCGGCCATGTCCATCTTTACGACTGGGTATTTTTGGGCGGATTTACCTCCGTGCATCAATTCTGCCGTATCGGCGCGCACGCCATGACCGCTTTTACCGCCGCCGTCAGCCAGGATGTGCCACCGTTCGTGACTGCCGCCGGTAACCGTGCCATTCCGGCCGGTATCAACAGCGAGGGATTGCGTCGCCGTGGCTTCAGCAGCAGCCAGATCATGTCGATCAAGCGCGCTTATAAGCTGATTTATCGTGCCGGACTCTCGCTGGAGCAGGCGCAGGAAGCGATCCTGGCAGAAGAGCAGAAGGACGCCGAGTCCGCCGTCCATCTGAAGCTGTTGCGCGAATTCATCGAGACATCTTCCCGTGGCATCATCCGCTGA
- the lpxB gene encoding lipid-A-disaccharide synthase, translating to MASSADVTIAMVAGESSGDLLASRLLSGLRPRLPQAHLHGIGGAKMAEYGFESHWPMEKLSVNGLFEVLAHYRELKGIQIALRDRLLIERPSLFIGVDAPDFNFGLETALKEAGIPTMHFIGPSIWAWRGGRIKKIARAVSHMLVVFPFEVEIYRRAGIPVTYVGHPLAQVIPMQADGAAARRELGLPTDARVIAVLPGSRMSELKHNTATFIGAARLLAQRTPGTRFIVPMAGAAQRVYFEQLCREAGLDDLPLQVLDGQSHTAMAAADAVLVASGTASLEVALYKKPMVIAYKMTWATYQIMRHMNYQPWVGLPNILAREFLVPELLQDAATPQTMADALSRQLDDPQHLAMLQERFTDMHNSLLCDTASVSAEAVCRLLESGR from the coding sequence GTGGCATCATCCGCTGATGTAACGATCGCCATGGTGGCCGGTGAAAGTTCCGGAGACCTGTTGGCGAGCCGTTTGTTATCCGGCTTGCGGCCGCGTTTGCCGCAGGCGCATCTGCACGGCATCGGCGGCGCGAAAATGGCCGAGTACGGCTTCGAAAGCCACTGGCCGATGGAAAAGCTGTCGGTCAACGGGCTGTTTGAAGTGCTTGCGCACTACCGCGAACTCAAGGGCATCCAGATTGCCCTGCGCGACCGTCTGCTGATCGAACGGCCGTCGCTGTTCATCGGCGTCGATGCTCCCGATTTCAATTTCGGACTCGAAACCGCGCTCAAAGAAGCCGGCATCCCCACCATGCATTTCATCGGTCCCTCGATCTGGGCCTGGCGTGGCGGTCGCATCAAGAAAATCGCCCGCGCGGTATCGCACATGCTGGTGGTGTTTCCGTTTGAAGTCGAGATATACCGGCGCGCCGGCATCCCCGTGACTTATGTGGGACATCCGCTGGCGCAAGTTATTCCCATGCAGGCCGATGGCGCCGCCGCACGACGCGAACTCGGCTTGCCGACTGACGCAAGGGTGATCGCCGTCCTGCCCGGCAGCCGCATGTCGGAGCTCAAACACAATACCGCCACCTTTATCGGCGCGGCCCGTCTGCTGGCGCAACGCACACCGGGCACGCGATTTATCGTGCCGATGGCGGGTGCGGCGCAGCGGGTCTATTTTGAGCAGTTATGCCGCGAAGCCGGTCTGGACGATCTGCCACTGCAGGTACTGGACGGGCAGTCGCACACGGCGATGGCCGCAGCTGATGCCGTACTGGTTGCTTCCGGCACGGCCTCGCTGGAAGTCGCGCTGTACAAAAAACCGATGGTGATCGCCTACAAGATGACATGGGCGACGTACCAGATCATGCGTCACATGAATTACCAGCCGTGGGTCGGTTTGCCTAACATCCTCGCCCGTGAATTTCTGGTTCCCGAACTGTTGCAGGATGCCGCCACACCCCAGACCATGGCCGATGCCTTGTCGCGCCAGCTGGACGATCCGCAACATCTGGCCATGCTGCAAGAGCGTTTTACCGATATGCACAATAGCCTGCTTTGCGATACCGCCAGCGTGAGTGCGGAAGCGGTGTGCCGTTTGCTCGAGAGCGGCCGTTAA
- the rnhB gene encoding ribonuclease HII: protein MKSPNFEFAFVDYGNEIMCGVDEAGRGPLAGPVFAAAVILHPDHPISGVRDSKKLSAAQRERLAEEIKTHAIAWSIAQCSEAEIDSLNILQASLLAMRRAVEGLSTVPTLALIDGNRCPVMAVRSEAIVGGDDKVAAIAAASILAKTARDALLLELHASYPQYGFDQHKGYPTKLHLDRLQLHGVSPVHRRSYGPVRRLLEAAVAQKNPVT from the coding sequence ATGAAATCCCCTAATTTTGAATTTGCGTTTGTCGATTACGGCAATGAAATCATGTGCGGCGTCGATGAAGCCGGGCGCGGCCCGTTAGCCGGTCCGGTGTTTGCTGCTGCTGTCATTTTGCATCCCGATCATCCGATTAGCGGCGTGCGCGACTCCAAAAAACTGAGTGCAGCGCAGCGTGAGCGCTTAGCCGAAGAAATCAAGACGCATGCCATCGCCTGGTCGATAGCGCAGTGCTCGGAAGCCGAGATCGACAGTCTTAACATCTTGCAAGCCAGCCTGCTCGCCATGCGGCGCGCCGTGGAAGGGCTGAGTACCGTCCCGACGCTGGCCCTGATTGATGGCAACCGTTGCCCGGTCATGGCCGTTCGGTCGGAAGCGATTGTCGGTGGCGATGACAAGGTGGCCGCCATTGCCGCCGCCTCCATCCTCGCCAAGACTGCGCGCGACGCGCTGTTGTTAGAGTTGCACGCCAGCTATCCGCAATACGGATTCGACCAGCACAAAGGTTATCCGACCAAGCTGCATCTGGATCGCTTGCAGCTGCATGGCGTTTCCCCGGTACATCGTCGGTCGTACGGACCCGTGCGGCGCTTGCTGGAAGCGGCTGTCGCGCAGAAAAATCCTGTCACATGA
- a CDS encoding OmpH family outer membrane protein — translation MKFINKSFVSFHAAALALCILTIGSVQAEESSKIGFVSTERIFREAAPAKAATAKIEQEFSRRDKELQDMAARMKSVSEKLDKDASVLSESDRLKRQRDLSDIDKEFQRKQREFREDLNQRRNEELAIVLERTNKVIKQIAEAEKFDIVFQEAVYASKRIDITDKVLAALGK, via the coding sequence TTGAAGTTCATCAACAAATCATTCGTGTCGTTCCACGCTGCGGCGCTGGCCTTGTGTATTTTGACGATTGGCAGTGTTCAGGCGGAAGAGTCAAGCAAAATCGGTTTTGTCAGCACGGAACGGATTTTCCGTGAAGCGGCACCAGCCAAGGCGGCAACGGCCAAGATCGAGCAGGAATTTTCACGCCGCGACAAAGAATTGCAAGACATGGCTGCGCGCATGAAATCGGTATCGGAAAAACTCGACAAAGATGCTTCCGTTTTATCCGAGTCCGATCGCCTCAAGCGGCAGCGCGACCTGTCTGACATCGACAAAGAATTCCAGCGCAAGCAGCGCGAATTCCGCGAAGATTTGAATCAGCGTCGTAACGAAGAGTTGGCGATTGTGCTGGAACGCACAAACAAGGTGATCAAGCAAATCGCCGAAGCTGAAAAATTCGACATCGTATTCCAGGAAGCTGTGTACGCCAGCAAACGCATCGACATCACCGACAAAGTACTCGCCGCGCTGGGCAAATAA
- the fabZ gene encoding 3-hydroxyacyl-ACP dehydratase FabZ produces MMTNILDINQIKEYLPHRYPMLLVDRVLSWESGKTITAIKNVSANEEFFNGHFPHKPVMPGVLMIEALAQTAALLSFLTEGRKPDANTVVYFAGIDKARFKRPVEPGDQLVMQVTITRRARGIWKYTAIATVDGKVAVEADLMCTMRSATDASQAG; encoded by the coding sequence ATGATGACTAATATCCTCGACATCAACCAGATCAAGGAATACTTGCCCCACCGTTACCCCATGCTGCTGGTGGATCGCGTGTTGAGTTGGGAAAGCGGTAAAACCATTACCGCAATCAAAAACGTCAGTGCCAACGAAGAGTTCTTCAATGGCCATTTCCCGCACAAACCGGTAATGCCGGGCGTTCTCATGATTGAAGCGCTGGCGCAAACCGCCGCCTTGCTTTCCTTCCTGACCGAAGGCCGCAAACCCGATGCCAATACCGTCGTTTATTTTGCCGGCATCGATAAGGCGCGTTTCAAGCGTCCGGTCGAGCCAGGCGATCAGTTGGTCATGCAAGTGACCATCACACGCCGGGCGCGGGGAATCTGGAAATACACGGCCATTGCTACAGTCGACGGCAAGGTCGCGGTAGAAGCTGATCTGATGTGCACCATGCGCAGCGCCACCGACGCCAGCCAGGCGGGATAA